The following coding sequences lie in one Saccharopolyspora hordei genomic window:
- a CDS encoding MFS transporter: MSSNATTRAGAPSASRTLTSSTIGSVIEWYDFTIYGTAAALIFNQLFFSSISPAAGTLAAFGTFAAGFIARPLGGFVAGHYGDRLGRKATLVVTLTLMGAATTLIGLLPTYEQVGIASPALLVLLRLVQGFAVGGEWGGAVLMAVEHAPDGQRGRYGAWPQTGVSAGLLLGTGVFSVVSLLPEPQLLSWGWRVPFLVSIVLALVGLYIRFRITEPESFARSLESSGPSRRPLVEVLRTHPKQILIAIGVRFAEGGNYYVFTVFILTYITQQLGLPRQAGLTGVLLAAALNIAALPLWGALSDRVGRRPVFIGGALFMAAYAWPFFWLVDTRSPVLIALALAIALAVPHGAVFAPIAAFYAELFEPRVRYSGVSIGYQIGSVLLGGFTPLLATSLILWSDGASWSVAALVAAGALIAAVSMGVAPETRHRSLHGLREPSRQPVDA, translated from the coding sequence ATGTCCTCCAACGCGACGACGCGTGCCGGAGCCCCGTCGGCGTCGAGAACCCTGACGTCGAGCACCATCGGCAGCGTCATCGAGTGGTACGACTTCACCATCTACGGCACCGCCGCGGCACTGATCTTCAACCAGCTGTTCTTCAGCAGCATCAGTCCCGCGGCGGGCACGCTGGCCGCGTTCGGCACCTTCGCGGCCGGGTTCATCGCCCGCCCGCTCGGCGGTTTCGTGGCCGGCCACTACGGCGACCGGCTCGGCCGCAAGGCGACGCTCGTCGTGACCCTGACGCTGATGGGTGCGGCCACCACGCTCATCGGCCTGCTGCCCACCTACGAGCAGGTCGGCATCGCCTCGCCCGCGTTGCTGGTGCTGCTGCGGCTGGTGCAGGGCTTCGCGGTCGGCGGTGAGTGGGGCGGCGCGGTGCTCATGGCCGTCGAGCACGCCCCCGACGGGCAGCGCGGCCGGTACGGCGCGTGGCCGCAGACCGGTGTGTCCGCGGGCCTGCTGCTGGGCACCGGGGTGTTCAGCGTCGTGTCGCTGCTGCCGGAGCCCCAGCTGCTCAGCTGGGGGTGGCGGGTGCCGTTCCTGGTGAGCATCGTGCTGGCGCTGGTCGGGCTGTACATCCGGTTCCGGATCACCGAGCCCGAGTCCTTCGCGCGATCGCTGGAGTCCAGCGGGCCGTCGCGCCGACCGCTGGTGGAGGTGCTGCGCACCCACCCGAAGCAGATCCTCATCGCGATCGGGGTCCGCTTCGCCGAAGGCGGGAACTACTACGTGTTCACCGTCTTCATCCTCACCTACATCACCCAGCAGCTGGGTCTGCCGCGCCAGGCCGGGCTGACCGGGGTGCTGCTCGCGGCGGCGCTGAACATCGCCGCGCTGCCGCTGTGGGGCGCGCTGTCGGACCGCGTCGGGCGCCGGCCGGTGTTCATCGGTGGGGCGCTGTTCATGGCCGCCTACGCGTGGCCGTTCTTCTGGCTGGTCGACACCCGGTCCCCGGTGCTCATCGCGCTGGCCCTGGCCATCGCGCTCGCGGTGCCGCACGGGGCGGTGTTCGCGCCCATCGCGGCGTTCTACGCCGAGCTGTTCGAGCCGCGGGTGCGCTACAGCGGGGTGTCCATCGGCTACCAGATCGGCAGCGTGCTGCTGGGCGGTTTCACCCCGCTGCTGGCGACCTCGCTGATCCTGTGGTCCGACGGGGCGTCGTGGAGCGTGGCGGCGCTCGTCGCCGCCGGGGCGCTCATCGCGGCGGTCTCGATGGGCGTCGCCCCGGAGACCCGCCACCGCAGCCTGCACGGGCTGCGCGAGCCCTCGCGGCAGCCGGTGGACGCCTGA
- a CDS encoding rRNA methyltransferase, which translates to MRRVVGKNVVEFAAEEFAAMVERHPGGVVLDVGAGNAKHAYRIARDAQDTLVIALDAAKDNMQKVAGKAAASPKKGGAPNLLCVWAAAEDLPPELHSVTELHCLMPWGSLLRGMLGSDAEMLRGLARRCVPGATFLVTLNLHAWRPPVPEVGEHPEPTPDSAMEQLAPYYADAGWTLEGARYFGAEELEALATSWTRRLGSTRDELDVLGLTGVIGK; encoded by the coding sequence ATGCGCAGGGTGGTGGGCAAGAACGTCGTGGAGTTCGCCGCGGAGGAGTTCGCCGCGATGGTCGAGCGGCACCCCGGCGGCGTCGTCCTCGACGTGGGCGCGGGCAACGCCAAGCACGCCTACCGGATCGCGCGTGACGCGCAGGACACGCTGGTGATCGCGCTGGACGCGGCCAAGGACAACATGCAGAAGGTCGCCGGCAAGGCCGCCGCGTCGCCGAAGAAGGGCGGTGCGCCGAACCTGCTCTGCGTGTGGGCCGCCGCCGAGGACCTGCCGCCCGAGCTGCACAGCGTCACCGAGCTGCACTGCCTGATGCCGTGGGGGAGCCTGCTGCGCGGGATGCTCGGGTCCGACGCTGAGATGCTGCGGGGGCTGGCGCGGCGGTGCGTGCCCGGCGCGACGTTCCTGGTCACGCTCAACCTGCACGCGTGGCGGCCGCCCGTTCCCGAGGTGGGGGAGCACCCCGAGCCCACCCCTGACTCGGCGATGGAGCAGCTGGCGCCCTACTACGCGGACGCCGGGTGGACCTTGGAGGGCGCGCGGTACTTCGGCGCCGAGGAGCTGGAGGCGCTGGCCACGTCGTGGACCCGGCGGCTGGGGTCGACCCGGGACGAGCTCGACGTCCTCGGTCTCACGGGCGTCATCGGGAAGTGA
- the pruA gene encoding L-glutamate gamma-semialdehyde dehydrogenase has protein sequence MDAITSVPVPYNEPVKGYAPGSPERESLQKRVAELESERIELTQTIGGVQRMAGGEKFDVVQPHDHSHVLGTAAQATHEDVAAAVQAAKDAAPEWAATPFDERAAVLLRAADLLAGPWRDTINAATILGQSKSVQQAEIDAACEFIDFLRFNVHYARQIIAEQPRSVPGEWNRMDYRPLDGFVTAITPFNFTAIAGNLPTAPALMGNTVVWKPTPTQQFAAHFTMRLFEAAGLPPGVINLVTGDGQAVSEVALTDPGFAGLHFTGSTATFKKLWRLIADNLDTYRSYPRIVGETGGKDFIVVHPSADPAPLATAMARGAFEYQGQKCSAASRAYVPRSLWENGLRDELVETTRSIRFGDVTDFSHFGGAVIDARAFAKHKAALDRAKATDSIEVLVGGGYDDSVGYFVEPTVLVGSDPGDEVFTTEYFGPIIAVHVYDDAKYSEVLDVVDSTSPYALTGAVFATDRSAIDEAHRKLRGAAGNFYVNDKPTGSIVSRQPFGGSRASGTNDKAGSLLNIQRWTSPRAIKETWNAPTSIDYPHMG, from the coding sequence ATGGACGCCATCACCTCGGTCCCGGTTCCGTACAACGAGCCGGTGAAGGGCTACGCGCCCGGATCGCCAGAGCGCGAGTCGCTGCAGAAGCGCGTCGCCGAGCTGGAGTCCGAGCGCATCGAGCTGACCCAGACCATCGGCGGCGTGCAGCGCATGGCCGGCGGGGAGAAGTTCGACGTGGTCCAGCCGCACGACCACTCGCACGTGCTGGGCACCGCCGCGCAGGCCACCCACGAGGACGTCGCCGCCGCCGTGCAGGCCGCCAAGGACGCCGCCCCGGAGTGGGCCGCGACCCCGTTCGACGAGCGGGCCGCGGTGCTGCTGCGCGCGGCGGACCTGCTGGCCGGGCCGTGGCGGGACACCATCAACGCCGCGACCATCCTGGGCCAGTCCAAGTCGGTGCAGCAGGCCGAGATCGACGCCGCCTGCGAGTTCATCGACTTCCTGCGGTTCAACGTGCACTACGCGCGGCAGATCATCGCCGAGCAGCCGCGGTCGGTGCCCGGCGAGTGGAACCGGATGGACTACCGCCCGCTGGACGGGTTCGTCACCGCGATCACGCCGTTCAACTTCACCGCCATCGCGGGCAACCTGCCCACCGCTCCGGCGCTGATGGGCAACACCGTGGTCTGGAAGCCCACGCCCACCCAGCAGTTCGCCGCGCACTTCACCATGCGGCTGTTCGAGGCCGCCGGCCTGCCCCCGGGCGTGATCAACCTGGTCACCGGCGACGGCCAGGCCGTCTCCGAGGTCGCGCTCACCGACCCGGGTTTCGCGGGCCTGCACTTCACCGGCTCCACCGCCACCTTCAAGAAGCTGTGGCGGCTGATCGCCGACAACCTCGACACCTACCGCAGCTACCCGCGCATCGTCGGGGAGACCGGCGGCAAGGACTTCATCGTCGTGCACCCGTCCGCCGACCCGGCCCCGCTGGCCACCGCGATGGCCCGCGGCGCCTTCGAGTACCAGGGCCAGAAGTGCTCGGCGGCCTCCCGCGCCTACGTGCCGCGCTCGCTGTGGGAGAACGGCCTGCGCGACGAGCTGGTGGAGACCACCCGCAGCATCCGCTTCGGCGACGTCACCGACTTCTCCCACTTCGGCGGCGCCGTCATCGACGCCCGCGCGTTCGCCAAGCACAAGGCGGCGCTGGACCGCGCCAAGGCGACCGACAGCATCGAGGTCCTGGTCGGCGGCGGCTACGACGACTCGGTCGGCTACTTCGTCGAGCCCACTGTGCTGGTCGGCAGCGACCCCGGCGACGAGGTGTTCACCACCGAGTACTTCGGACCGATCATCGCAGTGCACGTCTACGACGACGCCAAGTACTCCGAGGTCCTCGACGTCGTCGACTCGACCAGCCCGTACGCGCTGACCGGCGCGGTGTTCGCCACCGACCGCAGCGCCATCGACGAAGCGCACCGCAAGCTGCGCGGTGCGGCGGGCAACTTCTACGTCAACGACAAGCCCACCGGGTCGATCGTCTCCCGCCAGCCGTTCGGCGGCAGCCGCGCCTCCGGCACCAACGACAAGGCCGGGTCGCTGCTGAACATCCAGCGCTGGACCAGCCCGCGGGCCATCAAGGAGACGTGGAACGCCCCCACCTCCATCGACTACCCGCACATGGGCTGA
- a CDS encoding proline dehydrogenase family protein, with product MLRSTLLAAARSQGVRRLVEANPLTKPVVQRFVAGTTPDDAVRVTRALRDQGMHVTLDHLGEDTLDAQQAAEIVRAYRRMLRVLADEGLADRAEVSVKLSAVGQFLPGDGEKIALDNARLVCEAAAEAGTTVTLDMEDHTTTDSTLGILRDLRVDFPWVGAVLQAYLRRTEQDCRDLATEGSRVRLCKGAYAEPASVAYQDKAEVDRSYVRCLKILMDGAGYPMVASHDPRMVAIAAELARRAGRDADSFEYQMLYGIRPEEQRRIAAEGGKLRVYVAYGDEWYGYFMRRLAERPANLVFFLRSLVTQD from the coding sequence ATGCTGCGCAGCACCCTGCTGGCCGCCGCCCGTTCGCAGGGCGTGCGCCGCCTCGTCGAGGCCAACCCGCTGACCAAGCCGGTCGTCCAGCGGTTCGTCGCCGGGACCACCCCGGACGACGCGGTGCGCGTCACCCGCGCGCTGCGCGACCAGGGCATGCACGTCACGCTCGACCACCTCGGCGAGGACACCCTCGACGCGCAGCAGGCCGCCGAGATCGTCCGCGCCTACCGGCGGATGCTCCGGGTGCTCGCGGACGAGGGCCTGGCCGACCGGGCCGAGGTGTCGGTGAAGCTCTCCGCGGTCGGCCAGTTCCTGCCCGGTGACGGCGAGAAGATCGCGCTGGACAACGCGCGGCTGGTCTGCGAGGCCGCCGCCGAGGCGGGCACCACGGTCACCCTCGACATGGAGGACCACACCACCACCGACTCCACGCTGGGCATCCTCCGCGACCTGCGGGTGGACTTCCCGTGGGTCGGCGCGGTGCTGCAGGCCTACCTGCGCCGCACCGAGCAGGACTGCCGCGACCTGGCGACCGAGGGCTCGCGGGTGCGCCTGTGCAAGGGCGCCTACGCCGAGCCGGCCTCGGTGGCCTACCAGGACAAGGCCGAGGTGGACCGCTCCTACGTGCGCTGCCTGAAGATCCTCATGGACGGCGCGGGCTACCCGATGGTGGCCAGCCACGACCCGCGGATGGTCGCGATCGCCGCCGAGCTGGCCCGGCGGGCCGGGCGGGACGCGGACAGTTTCGAGTACCAGATGCTGTACGGCATCCGCCCCGAGGAGCAGCGGCGGATCGCGGCCGAGGGCGGCAAGCTGCGGGTCTACGTGGCCTACGGCGACGAGTGGTACGGCTACTTCATGCGGCGCCTCGCCGAGCGCCCGGCCAACCTGGTGTTCTTCCTGCGGTCCCTGGTCACCCAGGACTGA
- a CDS encoding Pr6Pr family membrane protein, with protein MARPWAALYRTAVLVVAVLGVYLTTKDGVLSSLVYFTVQSNVLVAVVFAWTCWATLRGRGQPPAWLKGATTVAIAITGLVYNLVLADAPFQMTPGTSGTADLSNQLVHVVTPIAVVADWLLFDEHRRFRWAWAITWLAHPIGYLVFALVRGALLDGPHRYPYPFLDLDALGHDGLALNVLVYGGAFWLLGLALVAVDRALPRNTAPAQAPEPERVAA; from the coding sequence ATGGCCAGGCCGTGGGCGGCGCTGTACCGGACCGCCGTGCTGGTCGTCGCCGTCCTCGGGGTCTACCTGACCACGAAGGACGGCGTCCTCAGCTCGTTGGTGTACTTCACCGTCCAGAGCAACGTGCTCGTCGCGGTCGTCTTCGCCTGGACCTGCTGGGCGACGCTGCGCGGCCGCGGGCAGCCGCCGGCCTGGCTCAAGGGCGCCACCACGGTCGCCATCGCCATCACCGGCCTGGTCTACAACCTGGTGCTGGCCGACGCGCCGTTCCAGATGACCCCCGGCACCTCCGGCACCGCGGACCTGTCCAACCAGCTGGTGCACGTCGTCACCCCGATCGCCGTGGTCGCGGACTGGCTGCTGTTCGACGAGCACCGCCGGTTCCGCTGGGCGTGGGCGATCACCTGGCTGGCCCACCCGATCGGGTACCTGGTGTTCGCGCTGGTGCGGGGCGCGCTGCTGGACGGCCCGCACCGCTACCCGTACCCGTTCCTCGACCTCGACGCCCTCGGCCACGACGGGCTCGCGCTCAACGTGCTGGTCTACGGCGGCGCCTTCTGGCTCCTCGGCCTGGCGCTCGTGGCCGTGGACCGCGCCCTCCCCCGCAACACCGCCCCCGCCCAGGCCCCGGAGCCGGAGCGCGTCGCCGCCTGA
- a CDS encoding MFS transporter yields MPFALVALAVGAFAIGTAEFVMMGVLPQAAAELGVSIPTAGNLISGYALGVVVGAPALTLLGARLSRKTMLVLTMGMFTAGNALFALAPNAGLGMLFRFLSGLPHGAFFGAGAVAAATMVAPGRKAKAVSMMFMGLTLANVVGVPLGTLLGQQFGWRATFAVVAAIGLAGVAAIVRLVPEQGRPAPGQSTVRDQVAVFRSPQVWLALAIVTFGLGGTFSVLSYLTPILTDVSGYSSTSVTLLLALAGLGMTVGNYLGGRIADKAVMPGVYTALVGVAAVLGLFTFTSGNKVTAAVTVFAIGVVGFMVAPIMQALVMEKAEGAPSLVSAALQSAFNIANSIGAYAGGLVIAHGLGLLAPNLVGVALAGVGMVLAVTMTGLDRKRAAVATADQPVEEPADEPVDELADEPVDELVDEPVEGLVPELVEELRPAERPAAMPQPVAA; encoded by the coding sequence GTGCCCTTCGCGCTGGTCGCACTCGCTGTAGGCGCCTTCGCCATCGGCACCGCCGAGTTCGTCATGATGGGCGTCCTGCCGCAGGCCGCCGCCGAGCTCGGTGTGTCCATCCCGACCGCAGGCAACCTGATCTCCGGCTACGCCCTCGGCGTCGTCGTCGGGGCTCCCGCGTTGACGTTGCTGGGCGCTCGCCTGTCCCGCAAGACCATGCTCGTGCTGACGATGGGCATGTTCACCGCCGGCAACGCGCTCTTCGCTCTCGCGCCCAACGCCGGGCTGGGCATGCTCTTCCGCTTCCTGAGCGGCCTGCCGCACGGTGCCTTCTTCGGCGCCGGGGCCGTGGCGGCCGCCACGATGGTCGCTCCCGGTCGCAAGGCCAAGGCCGTCTCGATGATGTTCATGGGCCTGACCCTGGCCAACGTCGTCGGTGTGCCGCTGGGCACGCTGCTGGGCCAGCAGTTCGGCTGGCGGGCCACCTTCGCCGTGGTCGCCGCGATCGGGCTGGCCGGCGTCGCCGCCATCGTCCGGCTGGTGCCGGAGCAGGGCCGCCCCGCCCCCGGGCAGTCCACGGTGCGCGACCAGGTCGCCGTCTTCCGCTCCCCGCAGGTGTGGCTGGCCCTGGCCATCGTCACCTTCGGCCTCGGCGGCACCTTCTCCGTGCTGAGCTACCTGACCCCGATCCTCACCGACGTGTCCGGCTACTCCTCGACCTCCGTGACGCTGCTGCTGGCGCTGGCCGGGCTCGGCATGACCGTGGGCAACTACCTGGGCGGCCGGATCGCCGACAAGGCGGTCATGCCCGGCGTGTACACCGCGCTGGTCGGCGTCGCCGCGGTGCTCGGCCTGTTCACCTTCACCTCGGGCAACAAGGTGACCGCTGCGGTGACCGTCTTCGCCATCGGTGTCGTCGGGTTCATGGTCGCGCCGATCATGCAGGCCCTGGTCATGGAGAAGGCCGAGGGCGCCCCCTCGCTGGTGTCGGCGGCGCTGCAGTCCGCCTTCAACATCGCCAACTCCATCGGTGCCTACGCGGGCGGTCTGGTCATCGCGCACGGGCTCGGTCTGCTGGCGCCGAACCTGGTCGGCGTGGCGCTGGCGGGCGTCGGGATGGTGCTGGCCGTGACCATGACCGGGCTGGACCGCAAGCGCGCGGCGGTCGCCACGGCCGACCAGCCGGTCGAGGAGCCGGCGGACGAGCCGGTCGACGAGCTGGCGGACGAGCCGGTCGACGAGCTGGTGGACGAGCCGGTCGAGGGCCTGGTGCCGGAGCTGGTCGAGGAGCTGCGCCCGGCGGAGCGACCCGCCGCCATGCCCCAACCCGTGGCAGCCTGA
- a CDS encoding PTS sugar transporter codes for MTRSGGSATKRVAILGSSGGNLHSHGGHDPAGLLADIARQLEAAGITLAAVQFVAAESSMDHASDDTAAALWTLGSGTPERAITGTLAEVNEAARAHDERVAELVRSGEVDGLVLVSADPDDTNSRAVAAAAERGAPAAGTGGTSLAAAQALGVDLVAASGTTGTTSATRAVSYVAGLARHWGLKYRPVIGSATTQAAGGSPWRRISVRGTMVGSIPAFIALALVLALSRVPGLDGLEPVFETLLDGLPVVVAAVAARRVSGLDEVGLVAGAVAGILSAQGGVLGGLVGGVLAGVLASTLLSWTLARRFPATTANIVSGGLAGLLGGLVVHLALAPLTSAIGEGVKTGVEALVAWNPLLAGAVAGLVMWPAIIGGVYHAVILPLVLVEMGEKGHSFFGAIDMVGLVMVSLGIALANAVLPRSSGERALAASGAAVNVGFGTFVEAAYPFLFADKRVFAGALLSAAAGGALVGWTGSEATAYLPAFLPPFLATNKLGMALAMVTACACAFAVTALVNLHHRRAQRA; via the coding sequence TTGACCCGGTCCGGCGGCAGCGCGACCAAGCGCGTGGCCATCCTCGGCAGCAGCGGCGGCAACCTGCACAGCCACGGCGGGCACGACCCGGCCGGTCTGCTCGCCGACATCGCCCGCCAGCTGGAGGCGGCCGGGATCACCCTGGCCGCGGTGCAGTTCGTCGCGGCCGAGTCCTCGATGGACCACGCCTCCGACGACACGGCCGCGGCACTGTGGACGCTCGGGTCCGGGACACCGGAACGCGCCATCACCGGCACGCTCGCCGAGGTCAACGAGGCCGCCCGGGCGCACGACGAGCGGGTGGCCGAGCTGGTGCGCTCCGGCGAGGTCGACGGCCTGGTCCTGGTCAGCGCCGACCCGGACGACACCAACAGCCGGGCCGTCGCCGCAGCGGCGGAACGCGGTGCGCCCGCCGCGGGCACCGGCGGCACCTCGCTGGCCGCGGCGCAGGCGCTCGGCGTCGACCTGGTCGCCGCGTCCGGCACCACCGGCACGACCAGCGCCACCCGCGCCGTGTCCTACGTCGCCGGGCTCGCCCGCCACTGGGGGCTGAAGTACCGGCCGGTCATCGGCAGCGCGACGACTCAGGCGGCCGGCGGGAGCCCGTGGCGGCGGATCAGCGTCCGCGGGACCATGGTCGGCAGCATCCCCGCGTTCATCGCGCTGGCGCTGGTGCTGGCCCTCAGCCGGGTCCCCGGCCTGGACGGTCTGGAACCGGTCTTCGAGACCCTGCTGGACGGGCTGCCGGTCGTGGTGGCCGCCGTCGCCGCGCGCCGCGTGTCCGGGCTCGACGAGGTGGGCCTGGTCGCCGGTGCGGTGGCCGGGATCCTCTCCGCGCAGGGCGGCGTCCTCGGCGGCCTGGTCGGCGGTGTGCTGGCCGGGGTCCTGGCGTCCACCCTGCTGAGCTGGACGCTGGCCCGGCGGTTCCCCGCGACGACGGCGAACATCGTGTCCGGCGGTCTCGCCGGGCTGCTCGGCGGGCTCGTCGTGCACCTCGCGCTGGCCCCGCTGACCAGCGCGATCGGGGAGGGCGTCAAGACCGGGGTCGAGGCGCTGGTGGCGTGGAACCCGCTGCTGGCCGGGGCGGTCGCCGGGCTGGTGATGTGGCCCGCGATCATCGGCGGCGTCTACCACGCGGTGATCCTGCCGCTCGTGCTGGTGGAGATGGGGGAGAAGGGGCACAGCTTCTTCGGCGCCATCGACATGGTCGGCCTGGTCATGGTCAGCCTCGGCATCGCGCTGGCCAACGCGGTGCTCCCGCGCAGCAGCGGAGAACGCGCGCTCGCGGCGTCGGGGGCGGCGGTCAACGTCGGCTTCGGCACCTTCGTGGAGGCGGCCTACCCGTTCCTGTTCGCCGACAAGCGGGTGTTCGCGGGCGCGCTGCTCAGCGCGGCCGCCGGGGGCGCCCTGGTGGGGTGGACGGGGTCGGAGGCGACCGCCTACCTCCCGGCGTTCCTGCCGCCGTTCCTGGCGACCAACAAGCTCGGCATGGCGCTGGCGATGGTCACGGCCTGCGCCTGCGCCTTCGCCGTCACCGCCCTGGTCAACCTGCACCACCGCCGCGCGCAGCGCGCCTGA
- a CDS encoding DUF371 domain-containing protein, with the protein MDSSDVLLRMVCRGHANIRATHGKTLEFAVDPDITPRATCVVGVSAEVRQLDAPGIAGPVRITLTAGGRSATVRAVANSAWRPGATAVVRRSSERLPGTLATDADLAASELPRDLLDRLQDPGTEVEVTVERDREAPGGLVLFHAREGDAPRLAAEVAAADHVVVEDQPARALLGAARALDARKADRARLRAALEQGERVLVVTAVAARSDVVPDLLAADVPLDVLGLPAQLAVTAMTSTRTPVVLVDDTSRRGITAALRRHANAAVVFRCGADQLGKLLGEVEGERAVATVAVGTSAAERPRLGTAARLPASGEVFCCVAPVGGAGADTEVDAAGLVRALLDEGVPQKTISRALMASAGWSRRQAYEIVLGLAGDNGE; encoded by the coding sequence GTGGACAGCTCGGACGTCCTCCTGCGCATGGTGTGCCGGGGGCACGCCAACATCCGCGCCACGCACGGCAAGACCCTGGAGTTCGCCGTCGACCCGGACATCACCCCGCGGGCGACCTGCGTGGTCGGCGTGTCCGCCGAGGTGCGGCAGCTCGACGCCCCGGGCATCGCCGGGCCGGTGCGCATCACCCTCACCGCCGGTGGGCGCAGCGCGACCGTGCGGGCGGTGGCGAACTCCGCGTGGCGCCCGGGGGCCACGGCCGTGGTGCGGCGCAGTTCCGAGCGGTTGCCGGGCACGCTGGCCACCGACGCCGACCTCGCGGCGAGCGAGCTGCCCCGCGACCTCCTCGACCGGCTCCAGGACCCGGGGACCGAGGTGGAGGTCACCGTGGAGCGCGACCGCGAGGCCCCCGGCGGGCTCGTGCTCTTCCACGCGCGCGAGGGCGACGCCCCGCGGCTGGCGGCCGAGGTGGCCGCCGCCGACCACGTGGTCGTCGAGGACCAGCCCGCCCGCGCCCTGCTCGGCGCGGCGCGGGCGCTGGACGCCCGCAAGGCGGACCGGGCACGGCTGCGCGCGGCCCTGGAGCAGGGCGAGCGCGTCCTGGTGGTGACGGCGGTCGCCGCGCGCAGCGACGTGGTCCCCGACCTGCTCGCCGCGGACGTGCCCCTCGACGTGCTCGGCCTGCCCGCGCAGCTGGCGGTGACCGCGATGACGTCGACCCGGACGCCGGTGGTGCTGGTCGACGACACGAGCCGACGGGGCATCACCGCGGCCCTGCGCCGCCACGCGAACGCGGCGGTGGTCTTCCGGTGCGGCGCCGACCAGCTGGGCAAGCTCCTCGGCGAGGTCGAGGGCGAGCGGGCGGTGGCGACCGTGGCCGTGGGGACGTCCGCGGCGGAGCGGCCCCGGCTGGGCACCGCGGCGCGGCTGCCGGCCTCCGGCGAGGTCTTCTGCTGCGTCGCCCCGGTCGGCGGGGCCGGGGCGGACACCGAGGTCGACGCCGCCGGGCTGGTCCGGGCGCTGCTCGACGAAGGGGTCCCGCAGAAGACCATCTCCCGCGCGCTGATGGCCTCGGCCGGCTGGTCGCGGCGCCAGGCGTACGAGATCGTCTTGGGCCTCGCAGGCGACAACGGCGAGTGA
- a CDS encoding thioesterase family protein: MTPSYFERLDANRFKPTAHASGAWRSDEQHFSPLGGLLVHAIERSGARPGLLMSRIGFDILGKIDLDEFEVRVETVRPGRTIELVEATAIIADRPVVRARAWYLSAQDTSAVAGGGAEPLPHPDTLEPWAMSSLWSGGFIASLDARTVGDPQPGRTTAWVSTSHDLVAGEEASPLASFIALVDTANGIAVRQDPTEWMFPNVDLTIHLHRQPEGRWTGLDTSVVFGGDGRGITSTVLHDTRGPVGRAEQMLTVRPLAR, translated from the coding sequence TTGACCCCCAGCTACTTCGAACGGCTCGACGCGAACCGGTTCAAGCCGACCGCCCACGCCAGCGGCGCGTGGCGCAGCGACGAGCAGCACTTCAGCCCGCTGGGTGGTCTCCTGGTGCACGCGATCGAGCGCTCCGGCGCGCGTCCCGGCCTGCTGATGAGCCGGATCGGCTTCGACATCCTCGGCAAGATCGACCTCGACGAGTTCGAGGTGCGGGTGGAGACGGTCCGCCCGGGCCGCACCATCGAGCTGGTGGAGGCGACCGCGATCATCGCCGACCGCCCCGTGGTCCGCGCCCGCGCCTGGTACCTCTCGGCGCAGGACACCAGCGCCGTCGCCGGTGGGGGCGCCGAACCGCTGCCGCACCCGGACACCCTGGAGCCCTGGGCGATGAGCTCGCTGTGGTCGGGCGGGTTCATCGCCTCGCTGGACGCCCGCACGGTCGGTGACCCGCAGCCCGGGCGCACCACGGCGTGGGTCTCCACCTCCCACGACCTGGTGGCGGGCGAGGAGGCCAGTCCGCTGGCCTCGTTCATCGCGCTCGTCGACACCGCCAACGGCATCGCCGTGCGGCAGGACCCGACCGAGTGGATGTTCCCGAACGTGGACCTGACGATCCACCTGCACCGCCAGCCGGAGGGCCGCTGGACCGGGCTGGACACCAGCGTGGTCTTCGGCGGCGACGGGCGGGGCATCACCAGCACCGTGCTGCACGACACGCGCGGCCCGGTCGGCCGTGCGGAGCAGATGCTCACCGTCCGCCCGCTGGCCCGGTAG